Part of the Nitrospira sp. SG-bin1 genome is shown below.
GGGAGCGGATGACTATTGCTTGAAGCCGGTGCGGAGAGAATGGTTGCTGGATCGACTCGAGCGCGTCACCGGTGTACCGCGCGATGGACGAGCGGCTCCCGTCGTGCTGATCATCGACGACCAAGAGGCCGATCGGTATATCCTCCGGCGCCATCTCGCTGAAACCGGCTATGCCGTGGTCGAAGCGGACGGCGGCGAAACAGGCATGAACATGGCACGTCGGCTCAAACCGAAACACATCCTCTTGGATCTCAACATGCCCGACATGGATGGTTTCGACATATTGACTCGCCTGCGGACGGATCAATCGACCTCCGCCATTCCTGTCACCGTCGTCACATCCTCCATGCCGCTTCCCGAGCGCGATGGACGACTCGCGCATGCGCGCGTTGTCCTCAGTAAAAACGATCTTTCACCTGCCATGTTGAAGCAGGCGCTGGACGAGACGCCACGACCCATCGCGCGTGATTCACCGCGAGAACCGACCGCGGGGCGAAGTCACGTGGAACGGAGTCATGTGATCAAACCGTGAGGGCTGCTCCTCACCGGTACGGCAACGGTACATGGACAACCATCCCAACCCACGAGAGGCCATGACACGCACGACGGAGCCCTTTAAAGTAGACCGCGTGACGATTCTCAACGTGGACGACAGCCATGCCGGTCGCTATGTCAAGACGCGGCTCCTCCGCAAAGCCGGGTATCACGTCCTTGATGCCGCCACCGGCATGGACACCGTGCGGCTCACCCGTTCACATCGTCCTCAGCTCGTGGTGCTCGACGTGAACTTGCCCGACATGGACGGACTCGAAGCTTGCCGCATCATCAAAGCCGATCCCGACACCGCCTCGACCATGGTGTTGCTGGTTTCTGCATCACGCGTGGGCATGAAAGACAAAATCATTGGGTTGGAGGAAGGCGCCGACGGCTATCTGATTGAACCGATCGAATCCGAGGAATTCCTCGCCACCGTGAAGGCGCTCTTGCGATTGCAACACAGTGAGCAACGACGCGAATTGGCCCTGAAGGCGACCAATGACGTGGTCTGGGATTGGGACGCGGTGGCGGATCATCTGATTTGGAGCCAAGCGGGAGCGGAGCGTTTCGGGTGGAACGATGTCGTGGAAAAGCCCCAGCCGGTCGCCTGGTGGATGGAGCGGGTGCATCCCGAAGACCGACCTCGTGTCGTCGAACGGTTTTCGACCTCGTTGGAAGAAACCTCCGTGGTGCGGTGGAACGATGAATACCGGTTCCTGCAAGCCAGTGGACTCTATGCGTGGGTGATGGATCGAGGCTACATGGTTCGAGACTCGGCGGGAAACGTCACGCGAATCGTGGGTGCCATGCAGGATGTCACCGCCACCCGCTTGGCGCTTCAGGCTCTGCACGCCAGTGAGGAACGTCTTACGCTTGCCATGGCGGCCGGTCAGATGGGATCGTGGGACTGGAACGTCCTCACCGGCGAGGTGCAATGGTCACCGGGCCATTTTTCTCTGCTCGGCCTGCGGACCGATCAAGTCCGTCCCTCGTATGAAAGCTGGGCTTCCCGCGTGCATCCGGATGATCTGGCCCGAGTCGAGGCGACACTTCGACGCACGATGTCGGAACACGAAGAATATCGCGCGGATTTTCGTGTCGTCTGGCCGGACCGGAGTGTCCGTTGGATGGCCGGACGCGGGCGATACGAGTATGCCGCGGACGGGCGCTGTACCCGCATGGTGGGCATCATGGTGGACGTCACGGAGCGTAAACAGGCTGAACAAACGCTCAGGGACACGGAAGAACGGCTGCGCCTTGCCATGGAGTCGGCCGCCATCGGCACCTGGGATCTGAATCTCATCACCGGCATCCATCGTTGGAATCACCGATGCAAAGCGATGTTCGGATTATCGCCCGATGCCGATGTATCGCAGGAGGATTACCTCGCGATGATTCATCCGGATGATCGGGCATGTGTCATCGCCGCCGCCAAGCGGTCGACGGATCCCGACGGAGACGGCTCCTACGACGTTGAGTGCCGGATCGTGAGGTCGGACCGTCGTGAAATATGGGTGAGGGTCATGGGTCGGGCCTTGTTTGAAGAACGCGGCGGACAACGACAGGCCGTCCGGTTCATCGGCACCGTGCTGGATATTACCGAAAGCAAACAGGCGCAGGAACACCTCCAACGTTGGGGCAGCGAGCTGCAACGGGCCGTGAACATCAAGACGATGGAACTGACACAATCCCAGGAACGACTGCGCGCGCTGACAGCCGATCTCAACTTGACCGAGCAACGCGAGCGAAGGCGGTTGGCCACGGACCTGCATGATTATTTGGCGCAATTGCTGGTGGTGATGCGCATGAAGTTGCGCCAGGCCGTGCCGCTTGTTCCGATCGAGAAGGCATCCGCGCTCCTCAAGGAGGCTGATCAGGCCCTGACCCAGGCGTTGAACTACACTCGATCACTGGTCGCCGAACTCGCCCCACCGACACTGAACGAATTCGGGTTGTTGCAGTCGATTGAATGGCTGGCATCCCAGATGCGGCAACATGGTCTCACGGTCGAGATACACCCTGCCGCCCAAGCGCTCTCCTTACCGGAAGATCAAGCCATCCTCTTGTTTCAATCGGTACGTGAGCTCCTCTACAACGTGCTGAAACATGCCCGCACGGACAGAGCGACGGTGTCGCTGATGATCACCCCGAACAGTGAGTTGCACATTGTGGTGGAAGATAAAGGTAAAGGATTCGACCTCGCGACGCTCGAGCTGCACCGCACCGACTCGGCTCGTTTCGGTCTCTTTAGCTTGACAGAACGCATGGCCACCATGGGGGGTCGCGTCTCCATCGACTCCGCCGTCGGTCGAGGCACGAGCGTCACCTTGCTCATGCCCTATTGGCGGAGCGACGCAAACGATGAACCTTCCGCGCCAAGCGCCGAACCAACAAACACGGTCCGGGACTTCGAACCTGCAACACCCCTGGAGGAGCCGGAACGCGTCGTTCAGGACCCCGACGAGAAACCACGCATTCGCGTCCTGTTGGTGGACGACCACGCGATCGTTCGCCAAGGTTTGCGCAGCCTCCTGGAGAGCTATGCCGACATCGAAGTCGTCGGTGAAGCGGCGGACGGCAAAGAATCGCTCGTTTTCGTCGAGCGTGTGCGGCCTTCGGTCATCGTCATGGATCTGAATATGCCGAACATGAACGGTATTGATGCCACGGCCATCATCAAATCGCGACATCCCGACGTCATCGTTGTCGGGCTGTCGGTCAACGCCGGCGAAGACAACCGTGTCGCCATGATTCAAGCCGGAGCGTCCGCTTTGTTGACGAAGGAAGCCGCAGTCGATCAATTGTACGGCATGATTCACGGTGCCGTCGCGACAAGATCATAACGTCGTGTGACACCTTCCCTAGGGGCACTCCTAGTGGTGAGAGGGAGCCGGAGAAGATATCAATATATCAGCGTCCATACTTATGGCACTGCGGCTTCTTTCTTTCATAGAATTCCAAAAAAGTATAAGAGAACAAGCAAGCTGGCCGGCACGCCCAATAACCACAGAATGAAGTATCGCATAGCATCCTCCTCATGGAGTAACGGCGCACTGTAATCAACCATGTCCCGCTCTCCCGCTCATGGGACCCGACTCCGCTTTGCCGCCACGGCACGTGGCGCCGTCGGAAGTTGCGGAATTGGCGGGTGAACGGGAGGGGACGGCGGCGGATCCGGCAATGGAGGTTGCGGAGGTGGAAAGGGACCGGGATCGGGAGGCATGGGGTCTGGATCTGGATCGGGGCCCGGCTTATGATGACGTGTACGATGATTCTTCCTTATCATGGTTGCAGTATAGCAACGGATCCGTAGCTCATCGGACTAGTAGGCTCCCTTGCGGGCGGCGCGAATGCACGCGAATGTATAGGAAGGCATGCCGGACTTTCCTCTCTACGACTGACGAATCCTACTTGATGCAGCAGGAGGGGCTCTGCGCTCGTCTTGTGGCAGCGAAAGAAGGAGGTTCCCCGTGACTACTCGGCCTACCGTCTTATTGGCGGACGATCATGTCCTCATTGCACAAGGCATTCAAAAACTGTTGGAACCGGATTTCGAACTGCTGAAGATCGTGTCGGACGGCCGCGCCTTGATTGAAGCGATCAAGGAATGTCGGCCGGACGCAGCCATCGTCGACATTTCTCTCCCGCTGCTCAATGGGCTGGATGCATCCCGTCAAATTCTGAAGCAGCACCCTGAGATCAAGATTGTCATCCTCACGATGCACTCGGAAGCAAGTTTCGTCGCGGAAGCGCTCCGCGTGGGAGTATCGGGCTATGTTCTCAAGCAGTCGGTCGGGTCGGAATTGACGCAGGCTCTCCAAGAGGTGTTGAACGGCAAAACCTTCATCTCTCCACTCTTGGTCGATCAGGCCAGCCATCCCCCCGCCAATGGAGAGACTGAAGACGCACCCTCCGGATTTGCGCACACGCTCAGCCTGCGACAGCGGGAAGTGTTACAGCTCGTCGCTGAAGGCAAATCCATCAAAGAGGTGGCGGCTGTCTTGAACGTGTCGATCAAGACCGTGGAGTTTCATAAAACGCGGATCATGAGGCAGCTCGGCATGAGATCGGCGGCTCAGCTTACGAAATACGCCATCGCCAACGGGCTCATCTCCATCCACTAGCCCGATCGGAACCCGGTACGGCCGGATCGGTGCGTGCGGTCGGTCATAGGGCCGTCATCCCGGAAGCGAGCGCCACTCGAATCAGATCGGACGTGGTCCGGACACCCAGTTTGCGGGTAATGTTGGCTTTGTGGAACTCCACCGTCTTCATGGAAATATTGAGCTCCTTGGCGATGAGCTTGGTGGAAGACCCGTTGGCTAGCATCGCAAGGATTTGACGCTGCCGTTCCGTGAGATTGGTCGTGTAGCCTTCCGGCCGAGACCATTGACATTCCATCGCCTCGCGAACCTCGATATCGAGTTTGGAAGACACGAATCGATGATTCGCCATGACGCTCTTGACGGCGGCATACAGTTCGTCGGCGGCATCTTGCTTCAAGACATAGCCCATGGCCCCCGCTCGGAACCCTTCGCTGACCGCGATGGCTTCGGTCAGCATCGTGACGAAGATGATTTTGACCGCCGGCAAAAGGTTCTTCAGCCTCCGAGCCGCTTCGAATCCGTTCATGCCCGGCATGTTGGCGTCGAGAAGTACGATGTCCGGATGCAGGCGCTTGGCTTCGTCCAGCACTTCTTGTCCGGTTTGAGCGGTCCCCACGACCGAAAATTCCGGCTCGAGCAATTGTTTCACACTCTCCAGCACCAACGGATGGTCATCGGCTAACAAGATTCTCGCGCTATACATAGGATCCTCTGGGTCATATGGCCGACAGGTCTCTTTTAGTACAGCCTGCAGCCAATCATGGCAGTCGCTCCAGAACAATCCGACTGGGGATATCCCTAGTAGGGCTTCACGCTTGTCGGTATGCTCGTCGGATCGTCAGGCGCAGCCGGGGAGATTCGGAACGTTTTTGGAAACAGTCCCACGAGAATGGTCATGAGCACGGCCCCCGCCAGTGCCGCGGCCATGTCCTTTTGCGCATCCCATTCATCCCCTTGCGTACCGAGGTATGCGGCGCCGAGATCCGGGCTTACGATTCCCGCGACGACCGCTTCCACGAGTTCGAACAATCCGCTTTGGGCCAGCGTGCCGCTGATAGGAAGGTAGCCAGCCCAAAAACCTCGCACGGAACCGGTTCGTACGAGCAGTTCCTTCAACGGATAGACCAATAAGAAACCGAACGCGAAATGGACGATACGGTCGAATGGGTTTCGGCTCAGCGACAATATATCTTTCAACCAAAAACCCAGAGGCACCTCCGCATAGGTATAATGGGCTCCCACCGCGTGGAGAGACATGAACAGCGTGATGAGCAGATAAGAAAGAGAAGAGAAGCGGAATCGTCGATGCGTTGCGATCAACGTGCCGACCAAGGCCAAAGCCAACAGATTTTCCAAGGCCCAATCCTTGCGATCAAGCGGTGCCACCGCAAGGATGCTCCACCACAGGACATACCAAGCCAGGAAAATATGGGGAGCGTAAGTCTTGGTATGCATCGCCGACCGGATACGAGATGCGGTGAAACCATCCGCCTTGATTTGATAAGCGCGACCCCTAAAGTGCCGACCCAGGCTCCTCCGCTGCAACGGGCGCAGATCCGGCGGAAACCCTGCGCAGAATACGAAACCCAAGGAGGATGCCCATACACAACAGGGATCCGTACATCGCGGCCGCCATGTCCTTCTGGGCATCCCACACATCGCCCTGTGCCCCTAAGTACGCCGGGCCGAGTTCCGGGTGGACCGCCTGAGTCACCCAGGCCTCCAGAATTTCCCACAGAGCGCTCAGTCCCAAAACCGTGATCACAGGCAAGTAATACAGTACCCATCCGCGCGCACGGCCGAGCAGGCGAAAGGTTTCTTCCATGGGATAGGCCAACAGAAAGCCGAAACTGAAGTGCACGATGCGGTCGAAGTGATTGCGCCCCAGATGCAATACGTCATTCAACCAGGTCCCGACGGGAACTTGGGCATAGGTGTAATGGACCCCGACCGTATGGAGCGTCAAGAATCCCATGATCAAGAGATACGAGAGTGGTGAGAGAGGCACATATCGGTAGCTTGCGATGAGCCCAATCACGAAAAGCACCGGGAGAACACTCGCCATCACCCAAAACTGGCGATCCACAGGAGAATACGCCAACCAGACGAACAGGCCGACGTACCAGGTCACCAATCCGATCAGCAGGCGTTTAACCCGATCCATGGCGCAACCACCTCCACTTTTCATCGTTCTTTCATCATGAACCGTTCTTGATGCTACCGGTTGACCACGTTTCATGCAAGCCCATCAGGACCACTCCACCATAGGCAAGCGCCTTGAGAGGAGGAACTTTCCACCCCTCATTCACAAATTCGGCGCGGTCTACGGGTAGACTGAAGACAGAACTTCAGAACGATCGTGACGCTGTTCTCATCGGATGGGCCAACCCGCGGTAAGAGCGTCCTAGATGTTGCGGTGATTCGCCATTGCGGCAATCGTTCCGGCGAGGCAACGAACCAAGAAGCGGTCGCGTTGCCTCGCTTGCACCGCGGAAAGGAGGGTCCTCACATCGGCAAGTCAGACGATCGGTCTGGGTTCTTCTCTCCCTGAACGTATCGGCGATGCAATAGCAGATCGAGCCAGGAGTTCCTTTTGCAAGGCTGCGATATCGGCCTTGGCGCCAAGCGCAAGCTCTTCCACCTTACGCTCGCTCTCCGGCCCCGGCACATGGGAAAACTCGTGGCTGTCTTCATACGCCTGCTCCGTCGTGCCCGTGGCTCTGATCACCATCCCGGCAATCACCCCACCGATCACGGCGATGACGAGCGTCATCGCGATGCCCACGAGTTGAACCCCGGCGACACTCGGCACCACGACGATGGCGCACAGCCCGCCCAACAATCCGGGCATCCCATGAAGATTATGCACGCCGCAGGTATCGACCAGCTTGATCGTGGATTCAAGTCTGGGCTGGATGAACACGAACCCGATGGTGGACAAGGCGCCCGCAAGCAATCCTATGGAAAACGCTCCGGTGGGACTCACGAGGTTACAGGTCGAGCCGATGGCCACGCCGCCCGCCAGGGAGGCATTCGCGATATCCACCATCGAGGCTTTCCCATGATGGAACTTCGAGCTCAGGAAATACGTGGCCAACGTGGCCCCGCTCAGCGCCAAAATCGTATTCACGATGGTTTGAGGCATCTGCTCAAACGGCACGATCGCGGTGGCAAAACTCGGCCAGAACAGCCAGAGGACCATGGAGCCAAGCATCCCGAACCGATCGGAAGTCGGATCGGATTCGATCGGCTGACTCCGCTGCTGCGCCGTTGTCAGTACCAGCGAGGCCGCCAATCCGAAATAGGCGCCGAAGGCATGGATGACGATCGACCCCGCCGAATCCTGAAACCCTTTGGTAAGCCCCGAGCCGTTGTCCAACACCAAGTATTCATTGAGTGCGTAGAACGGCACCAACAGCAGCGTGAGCAGCGCGTATTG
Proteins encoded:
- a CDS encoding ammonium transporter; protein product: MRNSVWLKVLSAAGLLFLCITSWAGAEEPAGAVNEARLVAQYNYSIHILAMLVVGFGFLMVFVRRYGFGATTGTYLVVATGIPLYMLLRSNGIVGHSIPAHSVETLMLAEFSVATALIAMGAVLGRLRVFQYALLTLLLVPFYALNEYLVLDNGSGLTKGFQDSAGSIVIHAFGAYFGLAASLVLTTAQQRSQPIESDPTSDRFGMLGSMVLWLFWPSFATAIVPFEQMPQTIVNTILALSGATLATYFLSSKFHHGKASMVDIANASLAGGVAIGSTCNLVSPTGAFSIGLLAGALSTIGFVFIQPRLESTIKLVDTCGVHNLHGMPGLLGGLCAIVVVPSVAGVQLVGIAMTLVIAVIGGVIAGMVIRATGTTEQAYEDSHEFSHVPGPESERKVEELALGAKADIAALQKELLARSAIASPIRSGREEPRPIV